A window of Vidua macroura isolate BioBank_ID:100142 chromosome 4, ASM2450914v1, whole genome shotgun sequence genomic DNA:
aaggtcccttccagcctgaaccagtctgtgattctgggagTTTGTGAAGTCTGTGGGATCCCACCTGGTGCTGGGCAGCTGCCAGGAGATTCTTTTATCCAAACCCATGGGAAAAATACATGGTCCTCACCCTGTGGCCTCCTGTGGTGCTTCCTCAGGAGAAGTGTGCCCAGTACTGGCCGTCCGACGGCTCCGTGTCCTACGGAGACATCACGGTGGAGctgaagaaggaggaggagtgTGAGAGCTACACGGTGCGGGACCTGCTGGTGACCAACACCAGGGTAAGAGCCTGGCTGCTCCCCCCCTGGGGACCTCTGGGTGCTCCTGGGTTTCACTGCCATGagcccctgctgctgttccctcaGCTGCATGAGCTCCCCGTTGTCCCGAAGGGATTTTATCCCTGtatccctgtcctgctgctcgTTCCTCGACCATCCCCTCTGTTCTGCTGCCCTCACCACCAagcctccctcctgctccccattCCCCACACTTCCCCTACTCCTTGCCCTGGGAATGCCACTCCTCCACAAGCAGCTTTCCTACAGGGATTGTCATCCCAAAGCCCTGAGCCCGTGGGTTCCTTGGTGCAGatctctcagctgctgcctgacCTCGAGCTGTGCCCTCCCCGCAGGAAAACAAGAGCCGACAGATCCGGCAGTTTCACTTCCACGGCTGGCCAGAGGTCGGGATCCCCGGGGATGGGAAGGGGATGATCAACATCATTGCAGCggtgcagaagcagcagcagcagtctggCAACCACCCCATCACTGTGCACTGCAGGTAaagcctggctggagcagctgggccaCCCCTCCGAGGGGATCTGCTCCACCAGGAGCTTGGGAGATGGTCAGAATCCCAAAGCGTGTCCTGGATAaactgggagaggctggggcagggctggctcctccTCCAGTTCTCCAGCGCTTCCCATGTGTGGATTGTCCCCTGGGCAAAGCCAGCAGGGGTTTTCCCTCACCTGGTTTCtctttcccagtgctggagcaggaagaaCGGGCACCTTCTGTGCGCTGAGCACTGTCCTGGAGAGGGTGAAGGCAGAGGCGATTCTCGATGTCTTTCAGACTGTCAAGAGTTTAAGACTACAGAGGCCACACATGGTGCAGACACTGGTAGGTGCCTCCTGCCTCTCCAGACCCTCAGCAAGGATGGGCTGGGGGCTCAGTGTTGAGCAAAAACCTCTTTGATTCAAGGATTTTGCTCTCCGTGAAAGAGGGAGTGAGGGGAGATGTGGGttcatcatccctggaagtgtccaaggccaggctggatggggcttggagcaacctgagacagttgaaggtgtccctgccatggcagggggttggagcAAGGACAACCTTAAGGTtgtttccaacccaaaccattctaggatccgtgattctgtgaaggTGTCTCCCATTCCTCTTGTTAAGGCATCAAGTGCCTTTTAAGCACTGACAGAAGTTGTAGGAACCTCCTTGGAGACATCCTCAGCCACAGTCCATGCACTAATGGGCTGAAACACCTGGAAAAGCGTCCTGGAGTGGCTGTGGAACCCTGCACATTCGTAGGGTTGGAGCAGGTGGGGCTGGGTGAGGTCTTGCAAGAGGGGTTTGCTCAGAGTTTTAGAAGAAAAGTCTTTGGGGATCCAAACAGAACCtcagagagcagaggagaaagcagagTTTCTTTTGCCATGAGTACcccaggaagggtttgggggTCACCAGGAGGTGGGACCTGCTCTGGACACCTGACCAAGCATGAGGTGCTGTGTGAGGTGTGGATTTTCCTGGGTCTGACGCCGTTctctcccaaatcccacaggaacAGTACGAATTCTGCTACAAGGTGGTGCAGGAATACATCGACGCCTTCTCAGACTACGCCAACTTcaagtgaagagaaaaacaggaacaaaaaaatccacagccACCCTCCCCGAAACAAATGACAGAAGAGTTGCcttctttaatattttgtaatattCTGTTTGTTAATATAcccccccaaacaaaacaaaaaactatgTGTATATATCTTAACTGTTTTAGAGGTTGGTACCATAAGCTTCATATTAGCTGGAGATTTTATATGTAGCAAAGTGTTAGTGCAGATACTGTTGGCTCCTTTTTTTCCAATGTTTTATTGGGGAATTAAATAGCGTGATGTTTGGATTAATATTGTCATACCATCTCTCTTCTGGAGAGTTGATACAGGCTgttattttgtttgtaaatctttttttttttttttttttcttgagggagtaaagcctttttaaaaaaaaaaaaaaaaaaaggaaagaaagatatCCTGGATCTCAtctgaaacaaaacccaaccccccccccccacccactACAACCCCCCACCAGCACAAGCTTTTCCAAACCTGCAGGGAAATGGtttcacatttttctgctggtcagctcttaaaaaaaaaataaggagaaaaaaaaaaaaaaaaaaagctcattctgtgtgtgtgtttatatataaataccCTCATTTTTGTACCAAAAGCTAAAAACTTCCCTCTCTCAGGGTCAGGCCACCATGTACTGCTGGTTTGGAAACAGTAATTGCCACACAGCAGCACCCAAATGTTGGGATTTCGATcccaaaaaagcaaaccccagagaaacaaaaggattttttgcTTCCTGAAGGAAAGGTTTGTGTGTTTGGAGCTGGATTTTAGGGCAGGGAttggccctgtggccctgagctGAGGGTGATCACAGTggccctgccatccctgctgctgctccttgcacCAGGtgagctccatccccagctgctggaggggaTGTCACATTATTTTTCCTGGCATCCTCAGAGATCACACAATgagggaatggtttggggtgcaAGGGATCTCACAGAATATCCAatcccacccccctgccatgggcagggacaccttccactatcccaggtggctccaagccccatccagcctggccttgggcactttcagggatccaggggcagccacagcttctctgggcaccctgtgccagggcctgaccAACCTCACAAAGAAGGATTTCTCCCAAATCCCTACTCCAGGCCTGCTCTCTTTCAAGAAGAACCCAAAGGGTCAATATCCTGAGGACCAGGGGTGCAGCACTtgtatattaggaaaaaaaacaggttaaTAGggttgattttattattttctttcttatgaaGCAGTGCCTGAGGAAACACCTTCCTTGTTCCTCCTGCAGTCAGGGGCACCATGCCCAGGTTAATGGGGGGAGCTCCATCCccactgcaggcactgggagaacTGGTTTGGAGCAGAGGCTTCACCCCAAGGATTTCCCTGGACACTCCAGACAGTGATGGGGAGCACAGGGTGGGTGGCAGGGCCCGGGAATATTGACAGGCATGTCCTGAGCTCAGGATATGGGGTTGAAATCTGGGAAATTCTGGGTAAAAGCAGCCCATGAGTCAGAGTATCCaagttttttcagctttttccatCCAGGCAGGATTCACAGAGGGATTCACTGGAGGCACACAGGCAAGGGGACACCCACAACACCCCCAAAAGTTGCTTTGCTGCTGCCATCATCCCCACTCATATCACCTGGGACCCTTCATGAGCCCCAACATCACCCCATTGCTAATAAATCCCATCTCCTAAATTCTGGGTGCCTTAGGGCAAGGCTGTCAGTCACACTCAGAAATAAATGTGGTGCCCCCAAAGAAATGGGGACCCTCCTTGAACAGGAGGGCTTCATTTGTCCCCACAGGTTCTCCACCCAGGAACATGGACCACCCCAACGAGTCCCTCCATCCCACTGCCCAACGGgtgctggctgctccctggtgcttttaatgagatttctcccctttttttttccttcattcccaGGATCTCAGGGGGcctggggaaattttggggtcCCGGGAGCTGCCTTGAGCTTTTGCCACAGCATCTGCCCTGGCCCCATCCTGCATCCAACTGCAAATATCAGAGagatgagcagctgctggagataATCCAGGGCCAGATCCTGCCTAAATCCCCTTCCCAAGCTCTGCCACATCCCTTGAGCTGGGAGCTTTGGGCTCCATGGCCATTGCCAGCATCCAGCCCCAGTTTGGGGGTGACAAATTTGAAATGGGGGGAGAACCGAGGAAAtgggggctggggtggggtagggaaactgaggcacagggaaTTTGCTCCTCTCCTTTCAAcaggagcatccctggagctgcagagagacagtctggatccatcccttttccagctgccagGAAATGGGACATGAGCCCGTTCTGGGggggtccccagccctgggtgaCGGAGGGGTCAGCGGGGCAGAATCCCCAAAAAGGGGTCTCGGGGCGCTGCCCCGCGGTgccagggggatttggggggaaggAGGCACCGGACACTGGCACGGGGAGGCCGACGCCATCAGCGAGGTCACGGTCCCCCGGGGGAACGGTGGCCAGGCCGACGTCACTGTCACCGAGCCCTTCAAATAGCGGTGCCTGCCCGGCCGGCCACCGCCACCACCGGCACCGGCCACcgccaccactgccaccaccgGCACCGGCCCGcccaggtgaggctgccccGGCCGCGGCACGGGCTGGGCCCGGGGTGGGGGGTCCTGCTTGCCCCAGATCAGACCCCAGTGGGGGGTGGGAGGAGTGTCCATGCTGGAtccaaaccccagcagcacccccgggtgctgagcccctgcagcttctccagcctcAAAGGGCACCCATGGGTGCTCATCCCCTCTGGatctccatcccaaacccatcccaaagaGATGCTGGGTCATCCCCTCCAGCTTctgcatcccaaacccaccccagcaCCACCCAGGGGTGCTCATCCCCTCCGGatctccatcccaaacccaccccagcaCCACCCAGGGGTGCTCATCCCATCTGGatctccatcccaaacccaccccagcaCTACCCAAGGGTGCTCATCCCTATAGATCTGcatcccaaaaccaccccaaagtGACGCTGGGTCATCCCCTCTGGATctgcatcccaaacccaccccaaagcGATGCTGGGTCATCCCCTCCAGCTTctgcatcccaaacccaccccagcaCCAGCCGGGGTGCTCATCCCTATGGATctgcatcccaaacccaccccaaagaGATGCTGGGTCATCCCCTCTGGatctccatcccaaacccaccccaaagaGATGCTGGATCATCCCTATGGATctgcatcccaaacccaccccagcaCCACCCAGGGGTGCTCATCCCATCTGGatctccatcccaaacccaccccagcaCCAGCCGGGGTGCTCATCCCTATGGATctgcatcccaaacccaccccaaagaGATGCTGGGTCATCCCCTCTGGATctgcatcccaaacccaccccagcaCCATCCAGGGGTGCTCATCCCCTCCAGatctccatcccaaacccaccccagcaCCACCCAGGGGTGCTCATCCCCTCCGGATTTCCACCCTCCCACTCAACCCCTGGGGTTCTGCTGGACCCAAACCACCCCAGGCAGCACCCACGGGTGCTCAACCCTCCCGCAGCCcccctgggggtgtcccctgAGCGGATGCCGGTGGGACAGGGCCGCCCgtgtccccgcagccccccggccATGGCACCCCGCGggtcgctgctgctgctggcgctgctgctgctgagcagcgccctgccccgcggccgcggccAGCACTGGTCCCACGGCTGGTACCCGGGGGGCAAACGGGACCTGCGGACCCCCACCAAGCTCCAGGTAGGGTGTGCCCCGCGGGTCACCCCCTCCAGGTCATTCCCTTCCCTCCCGGGGTCATTCCCCGCCCCGGCtctgtccccctgcccagggtTTGTGTCCCCCCTTCCCCTGGGGTTATAATCGCTCTGGATTATCCCCGCCCCAAATTATCCTCCCTGGATTATAAACACTCACAACCGTCCCTCGATTATCTGCCAGCCGAACTCTTGGATTTATCCCTGCCCCAGGTTAAACCCCGCTCCGGGTTTATCACCCCCACGGGCTATAATCCCCCCGGGTTATCCCCCCTCCCCGAATTATCCGTGTTTATCACCCCCACGGGCTATAATCCCCCCGGGTTATCCCCCCTCCCCGAATTATCCGTGTTTATCACCCCCACGGGCTATAATCCCCTCAGGTTATCCCCCTCCCCGAATTATCCGTGTTTATAATCCCCCCGGGTTATCCCCCTCCCTCAGTTATCCGTGTTTATCACCCCCACGGGCTATAATCCCCTCCAGGCTATCCCCCTCCCTCGATTATCCTTCCCCCCAGGTTATCCCCCTTTTCCCGTGGTTATCTTCCCCACCgatttcccttcctccccaaaccccccgcAGTTTATCCACCCTGGAATTCCCCCCACCCGCGGGGTGATCCCCCTCCATCCCGGctgtttttccccctttttttttttcccctctcccgCAGGTCCCGTCCCCTCTCGGGCGCTGCCGTCTcctcccgtgtcccctccgGCGGGAGGAGCCGCTGCCGGTGAGCgggaacggggctgggggggtcccCGGGAACGGGACTGACCGACccgggggtgctgggggggtcCACGACACCGGCACTGACCGACCCGGGGGTCCTGGGGGTTTCCGGGTCCACGATACCGGCACTGACCGACCCGGGGGTCCTGGGGGATCCCCGGGAAGGATCCCGGGGGTCCTGGGAGGGTCCATGATACCGGGACTGACCGACCCGGGGGTCCTGTGGGGGTCCCCGATACCGGGACTGACCGACCCGGGGGTGCTGGGGGGTCCCCGGGAAGGATCCCcggggtcctgggggggtccACGATACCGGCACTGACCGATCCCCCCCGCCCCTCTCCCGCAgccgcccgcgccgcgccccTGAGCGGAGCCGCCGACCCCCGCGGGAGCGAGCCGGGACCCCCCCGCGGGGAATaaaggggctggggggggatTTGTGCGCAGTGCTGGTGATGGAGGGGGGCTGGCGTGGGGGGTGGGCTGGTGGGAGGGGTGGCATGTGTGCCATGGGGACAGTGGTGTCCCCTGGGGATGCGATGCCGTGCGGGGAATTCGTGCGGCGGGTGGGGGCTGGTGTCCCCAGAGGGATGTCCCGTCCCGTGGGAGGTGTCGCGTTCCTTGGGGTCCAGCGGGCGGGAATTCGTGTCCCGTGGAGGCGGGTGTCCGTTTATGGGGTGCCGTGTCCGCTGgcggtgtccctgtcccgtaGATGCCCGTGTCCCACGGCTGTCGCTGTCCCGTATAGGATGTCCCTATCCCCGTAGATGCCCGTGTCCccgggctgtccctgtcccgtgtAGAGTGCCCCTTGCCCCACAGATGTCC
This region includes:
- the LOC128806884 gene encoding progonadoliberin-2 gives rise to the protein MAPRGSLLLLALLLLSSALPRGRGQHWSHGWYPGGKRDLRTPTKLQVPSPLGRCRLLPCPLRREEPLPPPAPRP